Proteins co-encoded in one Tautonia marina genomic window:
- a CDS encoding IS5 family transposase translates to SMRRFEMDDERFRRIAHLLPGKPGDPGATAKDNKLFLDAVLWVARTGAPWSDLPARFGKHDTVFQRFNRWAKTGTWARIMEALGGDADLENLLIDSTSVRAHRHAAGARKKAVNRLSAGPGAA, encoded by the coding sequence CTCGATGCGCCGCTTCGAGATGGACGACGAACGATTCCGACGCATCGCCCACCTCTTGCCCGGGAAGCCCGGCGACCCCGGAGCCACCGCCAAGGACAACAAGCTCTTCCTCGACGCCGTGCTCTGGGTCGCCCGCACCGGTGCCCCCTGGTCCGACCTGCCGGCCCGCTTCGGCAAGCACGACACGGTCTTCCAGCGGTTCAACCGCTGGGCCAAGACGGGGACCTGGGCCCGGATCATGGAGGCCCTCGGCGGCGACGCCGACCTGGAGAACCTGCTCATCGACTCCACCTCGGTCCGCGCCCACCGCCATGCCGCCGGCGCCCGAAAAAAAG